The following are encoded together in the Adhaeribacter arboris genome:
- a CDS encoding CgeB family protein: MQNNKKLKIAFFGSSLVSAYWNGAATYYRGIVRALHQRGHQVTFYEPDAYQRQENRDIPDPDWAKVVVYAATEEAVFKMLEQATEADIVVKASGVGVFDGLLEAEVLKLQTPERMVIFWDVDAPATLDRVQNNPDDAFRAHIPQYDMVLTYGGGEPVIQAYEALGVKQCVPVYNALDTATHFPVEPNPKFACDLAFLGNRLPDREARVEHFFLEVAAKLPQNTFIIGGSGWGDKPMSSNVKYIGHVFTQDHNAFNCTPKAVLNISRESMARYGFSPATRVFEAAGAAACIITDYWEGIDFFFEPDTEILVAKNGDEVGKIMAGLTEEKATAIGKAAYNKVLAAHTYNHRADQLEKLLHSKIARKAGELV, from the coding sequence ATGCAAAATAACAAAAAATTAAAAATTGCTTTTTTTGGCTCCAGTTTGGTTTCAGCATACTGGAATGGAGCAGCTACGTATTACCGCGGCATTGTGCGGGCTTTACACCAACGTGGTCACCAGGTAACTTTTTATGAACCCGATGCTTATCAGCGGCAGGAAAACCGCGATATTCCCGACCCGGATTGGGCCAAAGTTGTGGTGTATGCCGCTACCGAAGAGGCCGTTTTTAAAATGCTGGAACAAGCAACGGAAGCGGATATTGTGGTAAAAGCAAGCGGCGTGGGTGTATTTGATGGATTATTAGAAGCCGAAGTGCTGAAATTGCAAACCCCGGAGCGGATGGTAATTTTCTGGGATGTAGATGCGCCTGCTACCTTAGACCGCGTCCAAAACAATCCGGATGATGCCTTCCGGGCTCACATTCCCCAGTACGATATGGTACTGACTTACGGCGGCGGCGAACCGGTCATTCAAGCTTATGAAGCCTTGGGCGTTAAGCAATGCGTTCCTGTTTATAATGCTTTAGATACCGCTACGCATTTTCCGGTAGAGCCCAATCCAAAATTTGCCTGCGATTTAGCTTTCTTGGGTAACCGCTTACCGGACCGGGAAGCCCGCGTAGAACATTTCTTTTTAGAAGTCGCGGCCAAACTTCCCCAGAATACCTTTATTATTGGTGGCAGCGGTTGGGGCGACAAACCCATGAGCTCAAATGTAAAATATATCGGCCATGTATTTACCCAAGACCATAATGCGTTTAACTGCACCCCGAAAGCGGTATTAAATATTAGTCGGGAAAGTATGGCCCGTTATGGTTTTTCCCCGGCCACCCGGGTATTCGAAGCCGCTGGAGCAGCGGCCTGTATCATTACGGATTATTGGGAAGGCATTGATTTTTTCTTTGAGCCGGATACCGAAATTTTAGTAGCAAAAAACGGCGACGAAGTGGGTAAAATTATGGCCGGGTTAACGGAAGAAAAAGCCACGGCTATCGGGAAGGCGGCTTACAACAAAGTGTTAGCAGCTCATACATATAACCACCGGGCCGACCAGTTAGAAAAATTACTGCACAGTAAAATTGCCAGAAAAGCCGGCGAGTTGGTATGA
- a CDS encoding CgeB family protein: MKIVLFYHSLLSDWNHGNAHFLRGIVQELKVRGHQVEVFEPENGWSLQNLVSEYGQEKLKELQQYYPGLKTNFYAPPSLNLDFVLRDADLVLVHEWNEHELVRQIGQHRTRNHYKLLFHDTHHRAVTEKKSMAAYDLTNYDGVLAFGEVIRNIYLQEQWTQKAWTWHEAADTSVFYPHTKTELEGDLVWIGNWGDEERTAELHEFLINPVKELGLKAKIYGVRYPEHALKSLAEAGIEYGGWLPNYKAPEEFAKYKVTVHVPRRPYVEALPGIPTIRPFEALSCGIPLITAPWEDAEHLFTPGEDFLVAQNGEEMKKHLQTILTDKNQATELVNKGLNTIQQRHTCAHRVNELEKVCAELGIAATKIYGNKNEETVYAK, encoded by the coding sequence ATGAAAATAGTGCTTTTTTACCATTCCCTGCTTTCCGACTGGAACCACGGCAACGCTCATTTTTTACGCGGCATTGTGCAGGAACTGAAAGTACGGGGACATCAGGTAGAAGTTTTTGAACCCGAAAATGGCTGGAGTTTGCAAAATCTTGTTTCGGAATATGGCCAGGAAAAATTAAAAGAGCTTCAACAATATTACCCCGGATTAAAAACTAATTTTTACGCTCCTCCTTCCCTTAATTTAGATTTTGTGCTAAGGGATGCTGATTTGGTATTGGTACACGAGTGGAACGAGCACGAACTAGTCCGGCAAATAGGGCAACATCGCACCCGCAACCATTATAAATTGCTTTTTCACGATACGCACCATCGGGCCGTAACCGAAAAGAAAAGCATGGCCGCTTATGATTTAACCAACTACGATGGGGTGCTGGCCTTTGGAGAAGTTATCCGGAATATTTACCTGCAGGAACAATGGACCCAAAAAGCCTGGACCTGGCACGAAGCAGCCGATACCTCCGTTTTCTATCCACATACTAAAACAGAACTAGAAGGCGACCTGGTTTGGATTGGTAATTGGGGCGATGAAGAACGTACCGCCGAGCTGCACGAGTTTTTAATTAATCCGGTGAAAGAACTGGGTTTGAAAGCAAAAATATACGGGGTCCGCTACCCCGAACACGCCCTAAAATCATTAGCAGAAGCAGGAATTGAATACGGCGGCTGGTTACCAAATTACAAAGCTCCCGAAGAATTTGCCAAATATAAAGTAACCGTACACGTACCCCGCCGCCCTTACGTAGAAGCTTTACCCGGCATTCCTACTATCCGTCCGTTTGAAGCTTTGAGCTGTGGTATACCCTTAATTACGGCTCCCTGGGAAGATGCCGAACATTTATTTACTCCGGGTGAGGACTTTCTGGTAGCTCAAAACGGCGAAGAAATGAAGAAACATTTGCAAACCATACTTACGGATAAAAACCAAGCAACGGAACTAGTAAACAAGGGTTTAAATACCATACAACAACGCCATACCTGTGCCCACCGGGTGAACGAACTGGAAAAAGTGTGCGCAGAATTGGGCATTGCCGCTACAAAAATTTACGGGAATAAGAACGAAGAAACAGTTTATGCAAAATAA
- a CDS encoding glycosyltransferase family 4 protein has translation MTADTLGGVWTYAIELIRALEPERAEVALAIMGASLTANQYQEINSLSNVQLYESTFKLEWMDNPWEEVDAAANWLMQIKQEFQPDLIHLNNLVHAHLDWGKPIIVVVHSCVPSWWQAVKKEKTPDTWQEYQKRVTQSLQAANLVVAPTLAMLEEAETLYGPFQNHLVIHNGRDISLFRYSSKEPFIFSMGRIWDEAKNIKLLTEIAPELSWPVLVAGDARHPATGEILDLPNVQFLGYLNQEQIADYLSRASIFALPARYEPFGLSALEAGLSGCALVLGEIPSQKEIWQHAATYVNPENAAQLKATLTKLISDEFIRNIFSFRAIKVGLQFSAKQMAFEYEQVYQQLLAATVTI, from the coding sequence ATGACGGCAGATACTCTGGGCGGAGTCTGGACGTACGCTATTGAATTAATTCGGGCTTTAGAGCCAGAAAGAGCCGAAGTAGCCCTGGCTATTATGGGCGCTTCCCTTACCGCTAATCAATACCAGGAAATTAATTCTCTTTCAAATGTACAACTCTACGAGAGCACTTTTAAACTAGAGTGGATGGATAATCCCTGGGAAGAAGTAGATGCTGCTGCGAATTGGCTAATGCAAATAAAACAGGAATTTCAGCCCGATCTTATTCACCTGAATAACCTGGTTCACGCGCATTTGGACTGGGGAAAACCTATAATAGTGGTAGTACATTCTTGTGTTCCTTCCTGGTGGCAGGCAGTAAAAAAAGAAAAAACACCGGATACTTGGCAAGAATACCAGAAGCGGGTCACGCAAAGTTTACAGGCTGCCAATTTAGTCGTGGCGCCTACCCTGGCCATGCTCGAAGAAGCTGAAACTCTGTACGGTCCTTTTCAGAACCATTTAGTTATTCATAACGGTCGAGATATAAGTTTGTTCCGGTACAGTTCCAAAGAGCCTTTTATTTTTAGTATGGGTAGGATTTGGGATGAGGCTAAAAACATCAAGCTATTAACGGAAATAGCACCGGAACTGAGTTGGCCCGTGTTAGTAGCCGGCGATGCCCGGCACCCGGCAACCGGAGAAATTCTTGATTTGCCGAATGTCCAGTTTTTGGGCTACTTGAATCAGGAGCAAATTGCAGATTACTTGAGCCGGGCTTCTATTTTTGCTTTGCCGGCCAGGTACGAACCTTTTGGTTTATCCGCCTTAGAAGCCGGGTTATCCGGTTGTGCCTTGGTTTTAGGAGAGATTCCGAGTCAGAAAGAAATCTGGCAACACGCGGCTACTTACGTAAACCCGGAAAATGCAGCTCAACTAAAAGCAACCCTTACCAAGCTGATTTCAGATGAATTTATTCGTAACATTTTCAGCTTCCGGGCGATAAAAGTTGGCTTGCAGTTTAGTGCTAAACAAATGGCGTTTGAGTATGAACAGGTATACCAGCAACTTCTCGCGGCAACAGTAACTATTTAA
- a CDS encoding Gfo/Idh/MocA family protein yields the protein MKSNNSKNMQQDSLLDKNTIFPLQPNSTIPKLGFLGVGWIGRNRLEAIAKHQVAEITYVSDTVPANSEEALKTALNAQAVASLDDMLTEEVDGIVIATPSALHAEQTITALKAGKAVFCQKPLGRNRKEIQKVVEAARAADKLLGVDLSYRNTQAMQAVHRVIQSGELGEIYGVELVFHNAYGPDKPWFYDPKLSGGGCVIDLGVHLVDLAMWCLNFPAVASVNSSLFSKGKRIISLEEEVEDYATASINLKTGPHVQLTCSWNLPAGQEAIISANFYGTNGGVAFKNRNGSFYDFVAERYYGTRTEVLCSPPDDWSGRAGVVWANRLAAGEKYHAEAEEFIKVAEVLDKMYGK from the coding sequence TTGAAAAGCAATAATAGTAAAAACATGCAACAAGATTCGCTTTTAGATAAAAATACAATCTTTCCCCTTCAGCCAAACTCTACTATACCTAAGCTAGGTTTTTTAGGCGTAGGTTGGATCGGCCGCAACCGACTGGAAGCAATAGCTAAACACCAAGTTGCTGAAATCACGTATGTTTCCGATACTGTACCAGCCAACTCCGAAGAAGCATTAAAAACTGCGCTAAATGCTCAAGCTGTAGCATCTCTCGACGACATGCTGACCGAAGAAGTGGATGGAATTGTAATTGCTACCCCCAGCGCCTTACACGCCGAACAAACCATAACGGCTTTGAAGGCCGGAAAAGCGGTTTTCTGCCAAAAACCATTAGGCCGCAATCGCAAAGAAATCCAAAAAGTAGTGGAAGCGGCCCGGGCTGCTGATAAGTTATTAGGGGTTGATTTATCTTACCGCAACACGCAAGCCATGCAGGCAGTGCACCGGGTCATTCAATCCGGAGAACTGGGCGAGATTTATGGCGTAGAACTAGTATTTCATAATGCCTACGGGCCGGATAAACCCTGGTTCTACGACCCCAAATTATCGGGGGGTGGTTGTGTTATTGATTTAGGGGTACACCTAGTAGATTTAGCCATGTGGTGTTTAAATTTTCCGGCCGTAGCAAGTGTCAACAGTAGTTTGTTCAGTAAAGGAAAACGTATTATCTCCTTAGAAGAAGAGGTAGAAGATTATGCTACTGCCAGTATAAATTTAAAAACCGGGCCCCATGTACAATTAACTTGTTCCTGGAACTTACCCGCTGGCCAGGAAGCTATTATTAGCGCCAATTTTTACGGCACTAACGGGGGTGTTGCATTTAAAAATAGAAATGGTTCGTTTTATGACTTTGTCGCCGAGCGTTACTACGGTACCCGAACCGAAGTTCTTTGTTCCCCACCCGACGATTGGTCGGGCAGAGCGGGTGTTGTGTGGGCCAACCGCCTGGCTGCCGGCGAAAAATACCACGCCGAAGCCGAAGAATTTATAAAAGTGGCCGAAGTACTGGATAAAATGTACGGAAAATAA
- a CDS encoding MDR/zinc-dependent alcohol dehydrogenase-like family protein, which produces MNSELVDLPTLTQNKVSTMRAAVIVTPQKVEITDVNLPEPGPTQVRIKMQGCGLCASNIPVWQGREWFSYPIAAGNPGHEGWGMVDAIGEEVTTIKVGERVAAITYNAYAEYDLAEAESLVKLPTAFNDLPFPGEPLGCAINIFKRSDIQPGQTVAIIGIGFLGALLIQLAKNAGARVIALSQRDYSLKVARECGADEIVKLDNHWQIIEKVKDLTGGVFCPRVIECTGKEWPLNLSGELTAERGKLIIAGYHQDGMRSVNVQLWNWRGLDVINAHERDPKIYLRGMQEAVKAVLAQQINPQALYTHTFAFENIAEAFQMLQDRPDGFMKALIRF; this is translated from the coding sequence ATGAATTCAGAATTAGTTGACTTACCTACTTTAACCCAGAATAAAGTTTCTACTATGCGGGCAGCCGTTATTGTTACACCCCAAAAGGTAGAAATTACCGATGTTAACTTACCAGAACCCGGACCAACCCAGGTGCGCATTAAAATGCAAGGTTGTGGCCTATGTGCCTCTAATATTCCGGTTTGGCAAGGTCGCGAGTGGTTCTCCTACCCAATTGCCGCCGGTAATCCCGGGCACGAAGGTTGGGGAATGGTAGATGCTATTGGCGAAGAGGTAACCACCATTAAAGTGGGTGAGCGTGTGGCAGCCATAACGTATAATGCCTACGCCGAGTACGACTTAGCCGAGGCAGAATCTTTGGTAAAACTTCCTACTGCTTTTAATGACTTACCTTTTCCCGGCGAGCCTTTAGGTTGTGCCATTAATATTTTTAAACGTTCCGATATTCAGCCTGGGCAAACCGTTGCTATAATTGGTATTGGCTTTTTAGGAGCCTTATTGATTCAATTGGCTAAAAATGCGGGTGCCCGGGTAATTGCTCTTTCGCAACGGGATTATTCTCTGAAAGTTGCTCGGGAATGCGGCGCCGATGAAATTGTTAAACTGGATAATCACTGGCAAATAATTGAAAAGGTAAAAGACTTAACAGGAGGTGTATTTTGCCCGCGCGTGATTGAGTGCACCGGGAAAGAATGGCCTTTGAATCTGTCCGGTGAATTAACGGCCGAACGTGGTAAGTTAATAATTGCTGGCTACCATCAGGATGGTATGCGTTCGGTGAATGTGCAGCTTTGGAATTGGCGAGGTCTCGACGTAATCAATGCCCACGAACGCGACCCTAAAATTTACCTGCGAGGCATGCAGGAAGCCGTGAAAGCCGTACTAGCTCAACAAATAAATCCGCAAGCTTTATACACCCATACCTTTGCCTTTGAAAATATAGCCGAAGCTTTTCAGATGCTGCAAGACCGGCCCGATGGCTTTATGAAAGCACTGATTAGATTTTAG
- a CDS encoding GDP-mannose 4,6-dehydratase: MDILSKNTENKFQPLIGLVEWFRPGEQARVEKALADLKELGVTELRTGISWNDYSTPASQEWYQWLLPRLAKEVNVLPCLHATPPALGVTPRTSAPLTNPKDFADFLATFIQDLGEHFEWVELWDEPNNTLQYDYTLDHNWQAFTQMVSAAAQLAHQLGKKTVLGGMRPIDPNWLQLLFDRGVMHYIDAVGIHGFPGVFDLNGEGWEENIAKVKTVLNQNNSVAQIWITAAGFSTWQHDEFQQLQEFRNILNTSAAKVYWNCLHDLDIEATSISGFHVDEREYFFGLKRADGSPKLLYRLWAENGSNGLNKLTCIKRKTSFNPAEKYSLITGGAGFVGTNLAKRLLQEGKRVLILDNLSRTGVERNLQWLHDNYEERLEIHVADIRDLLTVKRLMKNADQVFHFAAQVAVTTSLDLPINDFEINARGIVNILEAIRAQDNPPPLVFTSTNKVYGGLEDLLFIADGSRYNPSDKSILKHGIGEARPLDFHSPYGCSKGAADQYVIDYARTYNLPAVVFRMSCIYGPHQYGNEDQGWVAHFAIRAIENKPISIYGDGKQVRDVLFVEDLVDAFLLAQQHMPKISGQAFNIGGGPENTTSLLELLEIIGDFQGQKIPLQFGDWRPGDQHYYVSDIRKFKKATGWCPKNSVQEGVLKLYKWLCETRGIELPVDFSIQEKNEVSKVAIA; the protein is encoded by the coding sequence ATGGATATACTATCTAAAAATACTGAGAATAAATTTCAACCCTTAATCGGGTTAGTGGAATGGTTCCGCCCCGGTGAACAGGCGCGGGTTGAAAAAGCCCTGGCAGATTTGAAAGAATTAGGAGTAACCGAGTTGCGTACCGGTATTTCCTGGAATGATTATTCTACCCCGGCAAGTCAAGAATGGTACCAATGGCTGCTCCCCCGTTTAGCCAAAGAAGTAAACGTTTTGCCTTGTTTGCACGCAACTCCCCCGGCTTTAGGAGTTACGCCGCGTACTTCTGCCCCTTTAACTAATCCGAAAGATTTTGCCGATTTCTTGGCTACATTCATTCAAGATTTAGGTGAGCACTTTGAATGGGTAGAACTCTGGGACGAGCCTAATAATACCCTGCAATACGATTATACTTTAGACCATAACTGGCAAGCGTTTACTCAAATGGTAAGTGCTGCCGCCCAATTGGCACATCAACTCGGCAAAAAAACAGTATTAGGTGGTATGCGGCCCATTGATCCTAACTGGCTGCAACTGCTGTTCGATCGTGGGGTAATGCATTATATAGATGCGGTGGGCATTCACGGTTTTCCGGGGGTGTTTGATTTAAACGGGGAAGGCTGGGAAGAAAATATTGCCAAAGTAAAAACTGTATTAAATCAAAATAATTCAGTTGCCCAAATCTGGATAACGGCCGCTGGTTTTTCTACGTGGCAACACGACGAATTCCAACAATTACAGGAGTTCCGGAATATTTTAAATACTAGTGCTGCTAAAGTTTATTGGAACTGCCTCCACGATCTGGATATAGAAGCTACTTCTATAAGTGGTTTTCACGTGGATGAACGGGAATATTTTTTCGGTTTGAAAAGAGCGGATGGTAGTCCTAAACTATTGTACCGCTTGTGGGCGGAAAATGGGAGTAACGGTTTAAACAAACTTACTTGCATCAAACGCAAAACCAGCTTTAATCCGGCCGAAAAATATTCATTAATTACCGGAGGCGCCGGTTTTGTGGGTACCAACTTAGCTAAACGCTTACTCCAGGAAGGCAAACGGGTTTTAATCCTGGATAATTTATCGCGTACCGGGGTAGAAAGAAATTTACAATGGCTGCACGATAATTACGAAGAGCGGTTGGAAATTCACGTGGCCGATATTCGCGATTTGCTTACGGTTAAAAGGCTCATGAAAAATGCCGACCAGGTTTTTCATTTTGCCGCCCAGGTAGCCGTAACCACTTCGCTGGATTTACCCATTAACGATTTTGAAATTAATGCCCGCGGCATAGTAAATATCCTGGAAGCTATCCGGGCCCAGGATAATCCGCCTCCTTTGGTATTTACTTCCACGAATAAAGTATACGGTGGCCTCGAAGACTTATTGTTTATTGCCGATGGTTCCCGTTATAATCCTTCGGATAAATCCATCCTAAAGCACGGTATCGGGGAAGCCCGTCCTTTAGATTTTCATAGTCCCTACGGTTGTTCCAAAGGAGCCGCCGATCAATATGTTATTGATTATGCCCGTACGTACAACTTACCGGCCGTAGTTTTTCGGATGAGTTGCATTTATGGTCCGCACCAATACGGCAACGAAGACCAGGGCTGGGTAGCTCACTTTGCCATCCGAGCCATTGAAAACAAACCCATCAGCATTTACGGCGACGGTAAGCAAGTGCGCGATGTTTTGTTTGTAGAAGATTTAGTGGATGCCTTTCTACTAGCCCAGCAACACATGCCGAAAATTTCCGGCCAAGCCTTTAATATTGGCGGTGGTCCCGAAAATACCACCAGCTTGTTAGAATTATTAGAAATTATCGGGGATTTCCAAGGCCAGAAAATACCGCTGCAATTCGGTGATTGGCGGCCCGGCGACCAGCATTATTACGTATCGGATATCCGGAAATTCAAAAAAGCCACCGGCTGGTGTCCGAAAAATTCGGTACAAGAAGGAGTTTTGAAGTTGTATAAATGGCTGTGCGAAACCCGCGGTATCGAATTACCGGTCGATTTCTCCATCCAGGAAAAAAATGAAGTTTCTAAAGTTGCCATTGCTTAA
- a CDS encoding NAD-dependent epimerase/dehydratase family protein, producing MTKKVLITGGAGFIGSHLADELLNFGYEVRALDNLSEQVHGKDCQRPEYLNPEVELMVGDVRDKKVVLEALEGVSAVFHLAAMVGVGQSMYEIREYTDVNNTGTAVLLECLSQKPVEKLIVASSMSIYGEGMYRNAAGELVTAMERPLEQLKNGQWEVLNENGEELTPIPTPETKTPCLSSVYALSKYDQERMSLIVGRAYNIPTVAMRFFNVYGTRQALSNPYTGVLAIFASRFLNDNPPMIFEDGQQQRDFVHVRDVALACRLALETPEADGKVFNVGSGNNYAISEIAARLAQVLGKDQLKAQITGKYRVGDIRHCYSDISLAKEVLGFYPQVEFNSGLLELAEWLEGQIAHDRVNEASAELAARGLTV from the coding sequence ATGACGAAGAAAGTATTAATTACAGGAGGTGCCGGTTTTATCGGATCGCACCTAGCCGATGAATTATTAAATTTTGGGTACGAAGTAAGAGCATTGGATAATCTTTCGGAGCAAGTTCACGGCAAAGATTGCCAACGCCCCGAGTATTTAAATCCGGAAGTTGAATTAATGGTCGGGGATGTGCGGGACAAGAAAGTAGTACTGGAAGCCTTGGAAGGCGTGAGTGCTGTATTTCACCTCGCGGCAATGGTTGGCGTGGGCCAAAGCATGTACGAAATCCGGGAATATACCGATGTAAACAATACGGGCACGGCTGTTTTACTCGAATGCTTATCCCAAAAGCCAGTCGAAAAACTTATTGTAGCTTCGAGCATGAGTATTTACGGCGAAGGGATGTATAGAAATGCGGCCGGCGAATTAGTAACTGCGATGGAGCGTCCGCTGGAACAATTGAAAAATGGCCAATGGGAAGTGCTGAACGAAAACGGCGAAGAATTAACTCCCATACCAACTCCCGAAACGAAAACTCCTTGCCTTTCTTCGGTGTATGCCTTGTCTAAATACGACCAGGAACGCATGAGTTTAATTGTGGGTCGTGCTTATAATATACCAACGGTAGCCATGCGCTTCTTTAATGTGTACGGTACCCGCCAGGCTTTATCTAACCCTTATACTGGGGTTTTAGCCATTTTTGCGTCCCGGTTCCTGAACGATAATCCCCCCATGATTTTTGAGGATGGTCAGCAGCAACGCGATTTTGTGCACGTGCGGGATGTGGCTTTGGCTTGCCGATTAGCCTTAGAAACTCCGGAAGCCGACGGTAAAGTATTTAACGTGGGAAGCGGTAATAATTATGCCATTTCAGAAATTGCGGCCCGCTTGGCCCAGGTTTTAGGCAAAGATCAGCTGAAAGCCCAAATTACCGGCAAGTACCGGGTAGGCGATATTCGGCATTGTTATTCTGATATTTCCTTAGCGAAAGAGGTATTAGGTTTTTATCCGCAGGTAGAATTCAACAGTGGTTTATTAGAATTGGCGGAGTGGCTCGAAGGACAAATTGCCCACGACCGGGTAAACGAAGCGAGCGCGGAATTAGCTGCCCGGGGCTTAACGGTATAA
- a CDS encoding inositol-3-phosphate synthase, with the protein MHNTIEKATGKLGILTPGLGAVATTLIAGVEAVKKNLAQPVGSLTQMGNIRLGKRTENRFPKIKDFVPLADLNDIVFGGWDVYSDNVFEAAMNAKVLEPMLLHAVKSELEAIQPMKAVFDRAYISNLDGDHIKQAATKAELAKMVMDDIENFKEANDCSRVVIVWCGSTEIYLEPSAVHETIENFEEGLRNNHPAIAPSMIYAYAAIKLGVPFMNGAPNLTCDIPALIQLAKQTETPIGGKDFKTGQTLMKTILAPGLQARALGIKGWFSSNILGNRDGYVLDHPDNFKTKEVSKLSVLEDILQPDINPELYGEIYHKVRINYYPPHGDNKESWDNIDIFGWLGYAMQIKINFLCRDSILAAPIVLDLALFSDLAKRAGMSGIQEWLSFYFKSPQTLPDLRPEHDIFKQLIKLQNTLRHMMGEDLITHLGLDYYQDLMEAM; encoded by the coding sequence ATGCATAATACCATAGAGAAAGCAACAGGAAAGCTTGGTATACTAACTCCGGGTTTAGGTGCGGTAGCCACCACCCTTATTGCGGGAGTAGAAGCCGTGAAAAAAAATCTGGCTCAGCCCGTTGGTTCCTTAACCCAGATGGGCAACATCCGGTTAGGGAAAAGAACGGAAAACCGTTTCCCCAAAATCAAAGATTTTGTACCATTGGCCGACCTGAACGACATTGTTTTTGGTGGTTGGGACGTGTACAGCGATAATGTATTTGAGGCCGCCATGAATGCCAAAGTACTGGAGCCTATGCTTTTACACGCCGTAAAATCGGAACTGGAAGCCATCCAGCCCATGAAAGCGGTTTTTGACCGGGCGTACATTTCTAACCTGGATGGAGATCATATTAAACAAGCGGCCACCAAAGCGGAACTGGCTAAAATGGTAATGGACGACATTGAAAACTTTAAAGAAGCCAATGATTGTTCGCGCGTAGTTATTGTATGGTGCGGTTCCACCGAAATTTACCTGGAGCCTTCAGCGGTACACGAAACCATTGAGAATTTTGAAGAAGGTTTACGGAACAATCACCCGGCCATTGCTCCTTCCATGATTTACGCGTACGCCGCAATTAAATTGGGAGTACCTTTCATGAACGGAGCCCCTAATTTAACTTGTGATATTCCGGCCCTAATTCAGTTAGCCAAACAAACCGAAACTCCCATTGGCGGCAAGGATTTTAAAACCGGCCAAACTTTAATGAAAACCATTCTGGCTCCCGGTTTGCAAGCCCGCGCTTTAGGCATTAAAGGCTGGTTTTCGTCTAATATTTTAGGTAACCGTGATGGCTATGTTTTAGATCATCCGGATAATTTTAAAACCAAAGAAGTTTCTAAATTAAGCGTTCTGGAAGATATTCTGCAGCCCGATATTAACCCGGAACTATACGGCGAAATTTACCATAAAGTACGAATCAATTATTATCCGCCGCACGGCGACAATAAAGAAAGCTGGGATAACATTGATATTTTTGGCTGGCTGGGTTACGCCATGCAAATCAAGATAAACTTCTTGTGCCGTGATTCCATTCTGGCCGCTCCTATTGTATTAGATTTAGCTTTATTCAGCGACTTGGCGAAAAGAGCGGGTATGTCGGGCATTCAGGAATGGTTATCTTTTTACTTTAAATCGCCGCAAACTCTTCCGGACCTGCGTCCGGAACACGATATTTTCAAGCAATTAATTAAACTGCAAAATACTTTGCGTCACATGATGGGCGAAGATTTAATCACGCATTTAGGCTTAGACTATTACCAGGACTTAATGGAAGCCATGTAA
- a CDS encoding histidine phosphatase family protein, producing MTTILLIRHATTNAVGKHLSGRAPGVFLNEEGLNQAQKLAQRLSNLPITAIYSSSLERAIQTAEPLADLLQLTPIINEDFIELNFGEWTNAAFSELQQQKQFQLFNSFRSVARIPGGELMLEAQARVINGLQKLCWQHPQQTIAVVSHSDLIKAAVAYYAGIHLDMFQRLEISPASVSIIQIFEETARILLLNDTGEIKI from the coding sequence ATGACTACTATTTTATTGATTCGTCACGCTACTACCAATGCCGTCGGGAAACATCTTTCCGGTCGAGCCCCGGGCGTATTCTTAAACGAGGAAGGCCTTAACCAAGCTCAAAAACTGGCGCAGCGGCTCTCCAATTTACCTATTACAGCTATCTATAGTAGTTCTTTGGAACGAGCCATTCAAACCGCCGAACCTTTAGCCGATTTACTTCAACTTACCCCAATTATCAACGAGGATTTTATTGAATTAAACTTTGGCGAATGGACCAACGCTGCCTTTTCTGAACTTCAACAACAAAAGCAATTTCAACTTTTTAATTCTTTTCGCAGTGTGGCTCGCATTCCGGGGGGCGAGTTAATGTTGGAAGCCCAAGCCCGCGTCATCAATGGCCTTCAGAAATTATGTTGGCAGCACCCGCAGCAAACTATTGCCGTTGTAAGTCATTCGGATTTAATTAAAGCCGCCGTAGCGTATTATGCCGGCATCCACCTGGATATGTTCCAACGCCTTGAAATTAGTCCGGCTTCGGTGAGTATTATCCAGATTTTCGAGGAAACTGCCCGGATTTTACTTTTGAATGATACCGGTGAGATTAAAATCTAA